The sequence GCCAGCTATGAATTCCTCCCGATTCTCCGTGCCTACGGCGAATACGCCTGCGTTTACACCCAGGACGACGAAATCGACCCGAGCGTAGACAACTACCTCGCTCCCGAATCCAAGTATTACCAGCCGGGTATCTATTACCAGCCGTTCTACCTGGGCCTGGATCTCGCCCCGAAGAACAAGTTGGCAAGCACCTTCATCAACCATTTCATGGTGGAATGGGAATACATCAACAAGCGTGACAACCTTTATGGCGCCCCGAAGGGCACCTACGACGACTGGGCATGGACCGTTGCCTATGTCAAGAACGTCGGCAAGTCCAAGATTCAATTCAGCGTCTACAGCGAAAACGAACTGAGCGATGTGGGTCTCGCCTTCCGCCTGACCAGCACCATCAAGTAATTTTTGAGCGTAATGCCAAATTGGTTTAAAAATTTTTCTTGGGAGAGAATGTTCGACTATATTGCCGAACGTTCCGTTACTCCCGTGAAGGTCGCGGTCATTGCCGGCAAGTCGTTCCTGTATTTCCACGGACTGACCCGCGCCGCCGCCCTCACCTACACGACTTTCTTGGCCGTGGTTCCGCTTTTGATTTTGCTGACCTCGATTACGCTTGCAGTCGGATTCGGCAACTTCTTCTCGGACTACCTGCCGCACCTGCTCAGTTTCTTGGACCTTGACTGGCCCGTCGACCCGATTATCACCATCGTGCAGAACGCCGAACACGTGCCTATCGGCAAGCTCGGTTTCATCGGCGCCATGGGTCTTTTCATCACGTTCATCCTGGCCTTCGGTAGCCTGGAGTCGAACTTTAACGTGGTGTGGGAAAACAAGGTGTCCCGCCCGCTCCATAAGCAGCTTCGAATCTATACCCCGCTTCTGCTTATCTTTGCAGGCATTATCGGCCTCTATGCCGGTTTCGTGAACCACATGCAAAGCGCCCTTTCGGTGATTGTCGTGGACGGCCTTCATTTTGACCCGTCAGTCCTCAAGACCCTCATCAACGCATTCTGGTACCTCACGTTCCACGGGGCGTTCCTCTTGGTCATTTTCTTGACCCTGTATGCGCTCCCCGCCAGACCGGACCCCAAGAACTACACCAAGAAGAAGTTGCTCGTCTCTTCGATCGGCATTACCGTTCTTGCATGGATTTTCATCATCATCTACGTGAAGATCCTGATGCTCATCCAGACCATGCTCGTGACCCGTATGTCTATCTTCTACGGTTCGCTGGCCTTCATTCCCCTGATTCTTTTCCTTGTGTTCGGCATTTGGACTATCGTTCTCTGCGGCAATTCCGTGGTGTGGACGATTTGCACTTGGCCCGAATCCAAGGACCGTATATGGAACTGGGAAGGTAGCCCCACCGAAGGCCTGAACATGACCAAGGACCGGTTGTAAAAAACTTTCTATTACAGAAAATCCCTGGACTTGAATCCAGGGATTTTTTTCATGATTAACTTTTGGGTTATCTAGTTGAGTTCAACCGGTTCACCATCTGTCGATGATGATTCTTCAGCGCAATCAACACCTTCGCAACTTCCGCTAAAAAGGACGTTTGCGCGGTAGCCATAATCAAGCACCGTCATTTCCGGCTGCACATAGTTTTTCTTCTGTTCGTTTTTCATAATCTCCTCGTTGCTATTCAATTACAACTTCATAAGAATCCTGAAGCGATGGCTGCAGCAAATTGCAAGGCTCCAAAGCAACAATTTTCATTTCCGGTGCACGGTATTCTTTTTTCTGTTCGAATTTTTCTGTCATTACTTAGCCCTCTTCAGATACACACCCTTTGCCTTGGGCTTGCCATTCACGCCACGGCCCTTGAGGTCGAACACACGGCCTTCGCGAACGTTCTTGAACTCACCCGTACGGGTATTGATGCGGCCAATCACCGTCGTATGTTCCGCATCGTCACTTTCGATCACGACATCCAATTCTTCGGGCATGTCAGCCGGAGCAATGCTAGACATTGCAGGGCGGCCGTTCCCCGGAACATTTTCCGGAGATGTTTCCGGAGCATAAATCATGTACGCACGCATCGGGCGGATCCACGCACCGGCCGCGGCCTTCACGAATTTACCCACATCCGTAGTAGCAGTCTTTTCGGCAGAAAATCCGTAAACATTGCCAAGGTCTTCATGGTCAGCGTCCCATTCAATACGATGGCGAGTTCCGCGGAATTCCCAATCGCCCACGCGTACAATGGAATCCTTGGTCGCTTTCAGAGTCGCCGAGCCGTCAACCTCAAACTTTTCATCTTTCATTAAGACCATGTAAGGAGTATTCGCTGCAAGCGTCACATCAGCCTTCGTCGTATCGGCCCAGACCACCTTCATTGTCACAGCCTTCTTGGTTACGCCATTCTTCGTGATTTCCTTAAGGCCGTTAAAGCCCAGCACCATCTTCACGCCGTACGTTCTAGACATGTGGACTTCGAACGGAAACACAATCGTCGAGTAAGCTTTTTCTCCTGTCGTAAATTTGCGCTTATACACAACCGACGTAACTGTAGTATCTTTCGGAATGTCTACCGTATCCAATTCATCGTACATGCCATCGATGACGGCTCGAGTGCCAGTATTGTAGTTACGAATCTGCACCGCACCGTATTGCGTCACATCCGCCGGATAGATGAAGAGTTCATCTTCAATGTCTTTATATTCCGTTCCACCGATGGCTATTTTTCCACGTTCCCCCCCATATCCTTTGCCAATAGAGTATTCACTCGAGCCCTTTGTCACAGCAATATGATCCACGTTATCGCTTATCAAAATATCCCCGACGACATCTCCATAATAACCACCGCCGATGCCTGCAGCATAGCGGCCACCTTCAGCTTCAACTGTTCCGCCCCAAATTACGATACCATCAACGGTTGCATCCCAACTACAGCCGACACCTGCACCATACTTTGCTCCTCCAGTAGCAGTGACCCAACCGTTCCAAATCCTGATCTCCCCGACCTTTCCTTCTTCACCAGCGCCAATACCGGCTCCCTGGTTACCACCTAAAGCAATAAGCCTACCGTTTTCGATTATGACAGCCCCGGAAATTATGCCTTCATAACCAGAGCCGACACCTGCACCATCTTCACCACCTGTAGCTGTGACCGTACCACCACTGATTGTGATATTTTTGACAGAACTTCTCTCACCACTGCCGACACCTGCACCACCATTACCTCCTGTAGCAGAGACCGTACCGCCACTGATTGTGAGTTCCTCGACAGCGCCATCGTAACCTCCGCCGACACCTGAACCACCTGCTCCCCCTGTAGCAGTGACCGTGCCGCCACTGATTGTAATGTTTTGAATGGGTCCCTTTTTACCACCGCCGACACCAGCGCCAAGATAATCACCTGTAGCATCAACAGTTCCGCCACTGATTGTGACACCAAAAACTTTTCCTTCACAACCTGCACCCACACCTGCGGAATGCGAACCA is a genomic window of Fibrobacter sp. UWB5 containing:
- a CDS encoding YihY/virulence factor BrkB family protein; this encodes MFDYIAERSVTPVKVAVIAGKSFLYFHGLTRAAALTYTTFLAVVPLLILLTSITLAVGFGNFFSDYLPHLLSFLDLDWPVDPIITIVQNAEHVPIGKLGFIGAMGLFITFILAFGSLESNFNVVWENKVSRPLHKQLRIYTPLLLIFAGIIGLYAGFVNHMQSALSVIVVDGLHFDPSVLKTLINAFWYLTFHGAFLLVIFLTLYALPARPDPKNYTKKKLLVSSIGITVLAWIFIIIYVKILMLIQTMLVTRMSIFYGSLAFIPLILFLVFGIWTIVLCGNSVVWTICTWPESKDRIWNWEGSPTEGLNMTKDRL